ggaaaagaaaagagaaaaaattatCATCTTCCTCttagatccaagaactccatagctattttcttcaacacaagtgcttccataataggtacaACTTTGGTTTTCttcggttaatatggctagaatcctccctagaacttaagtttaagctaatgattcatgaaaatgttgttattatggtgattattgtttaggatcttcggtgagaTTTTCGAaggagaagatcacaacttttCTACAGTattaaaaatctacttgggaggtaaggaatcccttaattattgtttaggatcttcggtgagaTTTTCGAaggagaagatcacaacttttCTACGGTattaaaaatctacttgggaggtaaggaatcccttaagttggtttagtcatttgaaaatgaacaaatgctagtaaatcatgtgactaggaattttatgtgaaatttatgtgttaagtttgtggatctacaagttggctcaaaggactacactttgaattttggtaatttttgtatgcatgttcatagctactttatgcatgtatatgttgtgtttatgtccatataggcctatacttgtggaaatagtgAAGAATCGAGGCGTTGTAACCCGGTTTTtactgcccgaagttggcagattcggatggacgcggccgtggacgcgcgtcTACCGCGCGTCCATCGATGTCCAAtgtttcggcgtcacggccgaaaggccggacgcgaccacggacgcgcgtccgtggtccAGTATTTCGGCATTAAGCCGAACGggcggacgcggctcggacgccgTGTGTCCGGCGTTGCGGACATCCGCGAGTCTGCGCGACGCggatccgttttcgaccgaactttcttccgatgcttttgctcctgaatgttatgatgtttggaaggcttacgggcaaccgagtcaattttttttgaaaattcaaatattattttgcaaattatgttcatcaatttggagaaaaatcgtgtttttaagaaacaagtgtgtcccttgtcacttgggaatttatggtgaaaagtcatttgACAAATACGGGtatttttggaaacatatttggatgagaataattgttttgagacatcatgtgaaaatactaattaaactcaaggaaagaaagaagttgttgagatgtttgacttgcgggaggcttgtgagccgtggcccgaagttgttgagatgtttgacctgcgggaggcatgagtgccgtggcccgaggttattgagatgttcgaCCTGCGGAAGGCATGAATGCCGTGgtccgaggttcttgaaaatattccgaGAATGCCTTGCaatatccagggggaaactaagtaaatttttctaactatgaaaatttagttactccgtaactaNTGATGTCACTCATACgctatgctatactttcttttgttgttaatctggttgcaggtagatttcaacttatgggtaaagcttacagctttcaaattattattatatttccaaaacctttgtttacttttgaattacaattgatttccttacttagccgtcgtgctaactacacttcattgtgtcctttatcagatgcaatctagcgtgggctcgtgcagccccgAGGACTCTGATCCATCAGAGTTTGTGTTCCCCGTTTTAGATTATGACGACTATGTACAGTACCTATCAGATGATGACCCGTTTGTTCCCGGCTATGCTCCAAACCCTCCAGTTCTGGCTTGTACTCCTGACCCCGTTTCCACTCCGGTCTCACCAGTGGTACCTGTTTGGTCTCCTACCCCCGTCGATCCGTGGTGTCCTATGGATGTCATTCAGGCGagctatgggttttatcccatggaGGTTTTACCTGAGAGTGACCCCCTTGAGTTTGTCGTTCGCTAcccctatccgtgggacccgagtcctccggattatcatgaggagtggatgatgtacatcAACACTTGCAACTTcctggaccacatcacctggttcgagggtgagtggcatctcgtttggggcacgtatactggcccggtgtaccactcgttagactagataGTGCCTAGGGTGGGAAGTCAAGTCTggcctttttgtgtatatatcttttgtagccattcTAGTTCTGAgatggctagtaaggtcgggtCTAGCTCAAACTCTCTTGATGGGCTGTAACTAAACCATGGTACATgttagtagctagtttagcttCTCTTTTGCTGATGCTATAAAAATGCatatcaagttatgatggtTACGATGATACGGTATCGTTTTCTTAtcattagcctgtgcatctagaatgaatcctatctgtatgtgattgggtttagtctaggtgtggcggtaactactccggttgttcggtatagccgagtcggggtgttacaagttggtatcagagccctgtttcgagtcagaatcctaagtcaaactttttcgagtcagctctagtttcgagttaaccaagtttcgaagtcagcttaggttcgttaagaccaacCTAAGTCATTGTTACAGCTCAATGAGTACAAGTTCGGAGCGGAGTTGGAATGGAGGTCGAGTAGCATAAGAAGGGGGTATTTCACTTTTACTCTGCAGAATCTCACGATTCTGGTCGTTGAATAGtatgatcaatatttgtgtttCCCTGCATGTGTTTGCTTAAGCTTTTGTGAGTGAGCTTGCTAGCGTAATGCGTTGGTTATCATTATGCTATATTTGAAACCCTTGCTTAGAGGGTATGATAAACTGACTGTTAGGAAGTGacgtataggacttgagtaggtgctatactaactgcctaactagctaattCCGTAAGAACTTCTATACCTCGAGTACTAATTTGGAATTATCGTCCAGCAAATATGCCGCCGAGATGAAATGCGCCTGCGGGTAACAACGATAACATCTCTGCAATAGATCGTATGGCTCAAGCAATGGAGAGAATGGTTGAGTTTATGCTAGCCCAGCAAGGTCAGAACCAAAACCAGGGGCAGCCACGAGTGGATTTTGCTAAGGCCATAGCAAGCCGACAACCACCGTACTACGCAGGAGAAAAGGATCCGGTGATTTTGGAGGAGTGGATCCGAACGTTCGACAAGTTGCTTAACGCAGTGAATTGTCCTGCGAATCAGCGAGTACCTTCTGCAGTCTATTACTTGACGAAAGCCGCGGACAATTCGTGGGTGACAGTCGGACCTGATCTCCTGCAAGAcccagcgtttggttgggaagaattcaaggtggAATTAAGAGAACAATTCTACATTGAGCGTATTAAAGGGATTAAATGCGAGGAGTTCCTACGACTAAAGCAGAAGGGAGCAACTATCCAGGAATATTATGACCAATACGTAGAGCTGATGCGTTTTGCACAAGAGATCGTACTTGACGAGGCAAGTAAGGCAAGAAGATTCGTTCGGGGATTGGACTGGAGCATAAGGGGAATgatcgcaccattcatgtgctctaccttgAAAGAGGCGTATGATAGAGCCTCGGATCATTATCAAGTGTACCTGGACCAACAGGAAGTCTACGGCTGAAGTAAGAGGAAAGCTGATGACAAGTCTCGGAAGTTTCCGTCAGGAAACAACAAGGCCAACCAAGGCAGCTTCAATCCAATACGAGGAAGAGAAGGAGTCAACCAGGGGAACCGTCCTGCTTGCCCAAGATGTGGGAGGAATCATCCCAGAGAAAACTGTCAAGGAATGAAGTTTAGATGCTTCAAGTGTGGAGAAAACTGTCAAGGAATGAAGTTTAGATGCTTCAAGTGTGGTCTCAACTGTCAAGGAATGAAGTTTAGATGCTTCAAGTGTGGTCTCCTTGGGCACAAGTCTTTTCAGTGCCAAAGTCAGGTAGACAGTCCCCAAAAGCCTCAACAGAGTGTGAATCAAGGAAGGAGATTCAATGGGAATTCCGGCCAGAAGCCCGCAGGAGCAGAAGACAAGAGGACCAACTCCCAGTCTGTGAATGTGGGAAGACCAGCAAACGCCACGTTTGGTTCCAACCACAAGGGAAAgcaagtgatgggagaaagcagcggGGAGAAgcaaggcaggatttacgtcgtcaatagcgctcaggctcaggctagcgacgccgtaactggtacattcCCCATAAACTCATTACTTGGATTAGTCCTATTTCATACaggggctaccaattcatttatatcctctgcgttcgctgataaactaaagttaaggcctactgctAAGATTTAAATGTCACAACGGCTTCGGGAGTAGTAGTATCCTGTAAGGAGGGTTATGACGACGTTGCTATAGAAATAGCGGAatttaactgtcccggaaacctcattcgttttGGACTTGAAGGCATCgatgtagtactcgggatggattggttggatatgTACAAAGCTCGgatcgtgtgtaatgagcgaaaaaTTGTTCTGCGAGGaccaaagggaaggagaatatcctaccgaggaattgacaagcaacccgagtcaaggttgttgacgatgcagaaattaaagaagtacGTTCGCCAGGGATGCGAAGCGTATCTCTGCTTGGTGCAAGACGCTGAAATAGAAAAACTCGAGATTGACCAAATTCCAATTGTATGCGAATTTCCTGATGTATTCCCCGATGATCTCACGGAAATGCCACCggaaagggaagtggaattcaccatcgatctcgtaccaggaacctcacctatctcgaaagcgccttatcggatggcacccaaagagatggaggagctgAAAGCACAATTGGCGGAATTGTTGGAAAAGGGATTTATTAGGCCAAGCGTATcgccttggggcgcaccggtaccgttcgttaagaagaaggatgggagtcttagactgtgcattgatttcgttaagaagaaggatgggagtcttagactgtgcattgattataggaagaagaaggatgggagtcttagactgtgcattgaTTATAGGGAACTCAACCgtgggagtcttagactgtgcattgaTTATAGGGAACTCAACCGAGTCACAGTAAGACTGTGCATTGATTATAGGGAACTcaaccgagtcacagtaaagaacaagtacccgttgcccaggatcgatgacctatttgatcaaCTGAAAGGAGCAGGCGTATTCTCGAAGATTGacctacggtcagggtatcaccaagtgcgagtagcGAAAGAGGATGTGCCTAAAACGGCATTTCGAACGAGATAtgggcactatgaattcacagtcatgccattcaaagtgactaacgccccaggaacctttatggatttaatgaaccgaattttcctcCCGTAcctggataaattcgtcgtcgctttcatagatgacatcttggtctactctaagacatcggaggaacacgaggaacatctcaggacagtgttacagacactgagggaaaagaaacttttcgcaaagctttcaaaatgtgaattttgGAAGAGAAAAGTCGCATTTCTTGGTCacgtaatcaccaaggaaggaataagggtagatccagccaagatacgagctgtaattgaatgggaagtgCCCAAATCCGTTACGGAAGTCCGCAGTTTCataggtttggcgggttattacagaaggtttgttcaggacttctcaaagatagcaagaccactgacgaacttgctcaaaaagacaaccaagtatagttggaacgaagaatgcgagcaggcattccagGAGCTTAAGAAGAGGTTGACAACTGCTCCAGTGTTAACACTACCGGTTGGAACggaaggttatgagttgtacactgatgcatctcacaaaggactaggatgtgtcctcatgcaagatggaagggtaatagcatatgcttctcgacaattaaaacctcatgaagctaactacccgacacaTGACTTGGAACTGGCAGCAGTGGTATTCactctcaaaatttggcgacactatctcTATGGAGTCTCATGCactctcaaaatttggcgacactatctctatggagtctcatgcaaaatttatacagatcacaagagtttaaagtatatcttcactcagagggatctcaatttaagacaaaggagatggttgttcactcagagggatctcaatttaagacaaaggagatggttggagttgattaaAGACTATGacttaagacaaaggagatggttggagttgattaaagactatgacttggaaattcaatatCACGAGGGTAAAGCAAACAAAgtagctgatgccttgagtcagaagacaaaccatgctctttggatattacccgaGCAGTTATGTAAGGAGTTTCAAGAACTCAATCTGGAAGTAAAGATGTGCGGTCAAATggaacaagaaaagaaattaattacatGTCGGCCACTCTAACCCTATTTGGGGAAATCAAACgagcacaagaagaggacaattgggtGGAGAACATCAAGGAGAAgatggttgatggaaaacatggaccATTTGAACTACACccggatgggagtgtaagattccaaggtaggtggataatacctaaagggtgtaaggagataatggagcaaataatgaaagaagCCCATTACACAccttattcagttcatcctggtggagataaattgtataaggatttgaaacaaaacttttggtggtcgggaatgaagaaggatgtagctgaatttgtggctagatgtttgaaccgtcaaaaggtcaaggcagaaagaagtaaaccaaagggacTATTGCAACCATTAGAGATTCCGTAGTGGAAATGTgactcaatctctatggatttcgtgggaggattgcccAGAACCAAGGCGGGAAACGATCAAGTGTGGGTCGTTGTCGATCGACTAACCAAGACAGCGAGattcattccaatgaacaaaacatggtcaatggaaaagttgGCACGGGCTTATGTTAAGCACGTGGTTAAACACCACGGGGTAGCGCAAGACATCGTTTCGGACAGagactcacgatttctatcacgtttttgggaagcgttacaaatggcaatgggcactcaactcaaactgagtacggcttttcaccctgccactgatggtcaaacggagcgaacaatacaaacgttggaagatatgctcagaggttgtgtgctcgatttccaaggttcatgggacgaacagttggatttaatagaattttcctataacaacagccaccatgcgagtataggaatggctccttatgaggcattatatgggcggaaatgtcgaagtcctctgtgcTGGAGCGACAAAAGCGATATCGTtacacttggacctcagtacctacaagagactactGAGGCAATCAAGGTAATTCGTGAAAGGATGAAAGCcgcgcaggatcgacaaaagtcgtatgccgatttgaagcgacaattcaccgaatatcaagttggggagaaggtattactgaaagtctcacccactaaaggagtcagaaggtttgggaagaaaggaaagttgagtcctcgttatataggaccttacgAAATTCTGGAAAGGATAGggaatttagcctatcgactggccctaccgattgagcttgataaagtacatagcgtatttcatgtttctcaacttaagcggtatgtacctgatgcatcccatgtattggagCCGGAGGAACTagagatggatgattcgttggcATACGAGGAaagaccaattcgaatcttggactCGAAAACCCGAGATACGaggaggaaatcagtcaaaatgatcaaagtccaatggtcgaatcacAGTCCAAAAGAAGCTACGTGGGAtttggaaa
This portion of the Ipomoea triloba cultivar NCNSP0323 chromosome 5, ASM357664v1 genome encodes:
- the LOC116020329 gene encoding uncharacterized protein LOC116020329, whose amino-acid sequence is MAQAMERMVEFMLAQQGQNQNQGQPRVDFAKAIASRQPPYYAGEKDPVILEEWIRTFDKLLNAVNCPANQRVPSAVYYLTKAADNSWVTVGPDLLQDPAFGWEEFKVELREQFYIERIKGIKCEEFLRLKQKGATIQEYYDQYVELMRFAQEIVLDEASKARRFVRGLDWSIRGMIAPFMCSTLKEAYDRASDHYQVYLDQQEVYG